A part of Jatrophihabitans sp. genomic DNA contains:
- a CDS encoding PucR family transcriptional regulator ligand-binding domain-containing protein, with product MAELLEAPRLAGATVLAGGSGLNRVVRGVGVLEVPDILPGVKAHQLLLSTAFALDPASAAAAGLATDAAGGLATDAAAGQRRQLLRLIEDLNARQLSGIAVELGAAQLPAQVIELADELGFPVLRLGDGVVFDEVLTEVYELLLERQSQVLTQSDALHAAISSIVLNGGGLPQIADEVSQLLDCALLITTPDGRVQADEGGAGHRQAVEAAGLWDSSGRLLVERLRIGLLAAEEDEYGGQAAMTSIVAGGLDHGRIVAYRQQPLPPGTVQALERVAIVAALTITKELAVSAVEGKFRGDYLRDVLTGQVAVDEPVVQHCRSLGWDIDRPMVVLVAELDAAEPSKPGAAPAGSAVVQRSQHERFVSAWQQVLRARDKTVPVVGFSHEVVALLPARSGEQARMVAELIAAVSGDRGGGRQSFSAGVSRRVLEPSEIATGYAQARKAVSVGRRVHGHGSVSHFDSLGVHRLLSLVPDTAELKSFATEVLGVLASDAADAADLRMTLQTLLDTNLNVAETARLLHFHYNTLRYRISKLERIVGPFTTDPHLRLDVALALQVVQMRGI from the coding sequence GTGGCGGAGCTGCTGGAGGCGCCGAGGCTGGCCGGCGCCACGGTGCTGGCGGGTGGGTCGGGCCTGAATCGGGTGGTGCGAGGGGTCGGCGTGCTGGAAGTGCCCGACATCCTGCCGGGGGTCAAGGCCCACCAGCTGCTGCTCAGCACGGCTTTCGCCCTGGACCCGGCCTCGGCCGCGGCAGCCGGCTTGGCGACCGACGCAGCCGGCGGCTTGGCGACCGACGCAGCCGCCGGTCAGCGCAGGCAGCTGCTGCGGCTGATCGAGGATCTCAACGCCCGGCAGCTGTCGGGTATCGCGGTCGAGTTGGGCGCGGCGCAGCTGCCCGCGCAGGTGATCGAGCTGGCGGACGAGCTCGGCTTTCCGGTGCTGCGGCTGGGCGACGGCGTGGTCTTCGACGAGGTGCTCACCGAGGTCTACGAGCTGTTGCTGGAGCGGCAGAGCCAGGTGCTGACCCAGTCCGACGCGCTGCACGCGGCCATCTCCAGCATCGTGCTCAACGGCGGCGGACTGCCCCAGATCGCCGACGAGGTGTCCCAGCTGCTGGACTGCGCGCTGCTGATCACCACACCGGACGGCCGGGTGCAGGCCGACGAGGGCGGCGCTGGGCATCGTCAGGCGGTCGAGGCGGCCGGGCTGTGGGACAGCAGCGGCCGGTTGCTGGTGGAGCGGCTGCGCATCGGGCTGCTGGCGGCGGAGGAGGACGAGTACGGCGGGCAGGCCGCGATGACCTCGATCGTGGCCGGCGGCCTCGATCATGGCCGGATCGTGGCCTACCGGCAGCAGCCGCTGCCGCCGGGGACCGTGCAAGCGCTGGAGCGGGTGGCGATCGTGGCGGCGCTGACCATCACCAAGGAGCTGGCAGTCTCGGCGGTCGAGGGAAAGTTCCGGGGCGACTACCTGCGCGACGTGCTGACCGGCCAGGTCGCGGTGGACGAGCCGGTCGTGCAGCACTGCCGCTCACTGGGCTGGGACATCGACCGCCCGATGGTGGTGCTGGTGGCGGAGTTGGACGCGGCCGAACCCAGCAAGCCGGGGGCGGCGCCGGCCGGGTCGGCGGTGGTGCAGCGGTCCCAGCACGAGCGCTTCGTCTCGGCCTGGCAGCAGGTGCTGCGGGCTCGTGACAAGACCGTGCCGGTGGTGGGCTTCAGCCACGAGGTCGTCGCGCTGCTTCCGGCGCGCTCCGGCGAGCAGGCTCGGATGGTGGCCGAGCTGATCGCCGCGGTGTCCGGGGACCGTGGCGGGGGCCGGCAGTCCTTCAGCGCCGGGGTGTCGCGCCGGGTGCTCGAGCCGTCTGAGATCGCCACCGGTTACGCCCAGGCCCGCAAGGCGGTCTCGGTCGGGCGGCGGGTGCACGGTCACGGCAGCGTGTCGCATTTCGACTCCCTAGGCGTGCACCGGTTGCTGTCGCTGGTGCCCGACACCGCTGAGTTGAAGTCCTTCGCCACTGAGGTGCTCGGCGTGCTGGCCTCAGACGCCGCCGACGCGGCCGATCTGCGGATGACCCTGCAGACGTTGCTCGACACCAACCTCAACGTGGCTGAGACGGCCCGGCTGCTGCACTTTCACTACAACACGCTGCGGTACCGGATCAGCAAGCTGGAACGGATCGTGGGGCCGTTCACCACCGACCCGCATCTGCGGCTAGACGTCGCGCTGGCGCTGCAGGTCGTGCAGATGCGGGGCATCTGA
- the speB gene encoding agmatinase yields the protein MATDVPAAEDDRAAGASPSAAGASPSASGASPSAAGASPSAAGASPSASGASPSAADAAEVSSAPVGPLDGAVIPRYAGLPTFARLPRIEDVPRFDVAVLGIPFDSGVSYRPGARFGPAHIRQSSRLLRPYNPALEVAPFGVQQVVDAGDLVVNPFDIGQAIGQIEAGARQLSQSGKLLVLGGDHTIALPVLRAMHALHGEIAVLHFDAHLDTWDTYFGEPYTHGTPFRRASEEGLLDREHCLHIGIRGPLYDPADLTDSFDLGFATIHCVELETLGVAGVIERMRARLGDRPVYVSIDIDVLDPAHAPGTGTPEAGGMSSRELLAVLRGLMGANIVSADIVEVSPAYDHAEITGIAAAHVGFELLSVLALG from the coding sequence ATGGCCACTGACGTTCCCGCTGCTGAGGATGACCGCGCCGCCGGCGCGAGCCCCTCAGCCGCCGGCGCGAGCCCCTCAGCCAGCGGCGCGAGCCCCTCAGCCGCCGGCGCGAGCCCCTCAGCCGCCGGCGCGAGCCCCTCAGCCAGCGGCGCGAGCCCCTCAGCCGCCGACGCTGCTGAAGTCAGCTCTGCGCCGGTCGGCCCGCTCGACGGCGCGGTGATCCCCAGGTACGCCGGGCTGCCGACCTTTGCGCGGCTGCCCCGCATCGAGGACGTGCCGCGATTCGACGTCGCCGTCCTAGGGATTCCCTTCGACAGCGGCGTGAGCTACCGCCCGGGCGCGCGGTTCGGCCCGGCGCACATCAGGCAGAGCTCACGGCTGCTGCGCCCGTACAACCCGGCGCTGGAGGTGGCGCCGTTCGGCGTCCAGCAGGTCGTCGACGCCGGCGACCTGGTCGTCAACCCGTTCGACATCGGCCAGGCCATCGGCCAGATCGAGGCCGGCGCCCGCCAGCTCAGCCAGAGCGGCAAGCTGCTCGTGCTGGGTGGTGACCACACGATCGCCCTGCCGGTGCTGCGGGCGATGCACGCGTTGCACGGCGAGATCGCGGTGCTGCACTTCGACGCGCATCTGGACACCTGGGACACCTATTTCGGCGAGCCCTACACGCACGGCACGCCGTTTCGCCGGGCGTCGGAGGAGGGTTTGCTGGACCGCGAGCACTGCCTGCACATCGGCATCCGCGGGCCGCTGTATGACCCCGCCGACCTGACCGACTCCTTCGACCTGGGTTTCGCCACCATTCACTGCGTGGAGCTGGAGACCCTTGGCGTGGCCGGCGTGATCGAGCGGATGCGCGCCCGGCTGGGGGACCGGCCGGTCTATGTCTCGATCGACATCGACGTGCTGGACCCGGCCCACGCGCCCGGCACCGGAACGCCCGAAGCCGGCGGGATGAGCTCCCGCGAGCTGCTCGCCGTGCTGCGCGGCCTGATGGGCGCCAACATCGTCTCCGCCGACATCGTCGAGGTGTCACCGGCCTATGACCACGCCGAGATCACCGGCATCGCGGCGGCCCATGTCGGCTTCGAGCTGCTCTCGGTGCTCGCCCTCGGCTGA
- the cutA gene encoding aerobic carbon-monoxide dehydrogenase large subunit has product MTTRMVGEPVQRVEDRRLLLGGGRYLDDLGADAVEVALLRSPHAHARILDIDVTGALEVPGLLAIYTYEDLTGPLADPLPLLIPHPALTHGRTQYPLARDEVNYVGEAVAMVVAENRYLAEDAVERIVVTYQALPPVVGIAAARAAEQLVHPDVPGNVAAHFVQEVGDAAAAIAAAPHRLELELDIERSASTPLEGRGVLARWDTDAQRLRMWTSTQTSTGVRAVVAVKLGLDLGSVEVITPDVGGGFGVKIMHPWPEEVLVPMAARALGRPVKFTEDRREHFISSAHERAQQQRIEVGFDSEGRLLGLSVRFWHDHGAYIPYGLIVPIITSTQLLGPYKPGAYRVEFESLYTNTVIVTPYRGAGRPQGVFAMERTMDAIAAELGLDRAEVRARNFIQPEEMPYDHGLTFQDGRPLIYDSGDFPASLEKLKKLVGWDEWSAYQANARAEGRQVGIGLACYVEGTGVGPYEGGHVQVETTGKVKVATGLTSQGQGHQTAFAQIVADELGVPMSDIEVVTGDTRRFPYAVGTFASRAAVMSGSAIALAARAARAKILKVAAEALEAEAGDLEIVEGKVRVKGSPGAEISLGTVAVLSNPLRYAFDEASKAATQFAVGHPELAPVAEDDEPGIEGRDYYSPLRSTFANGMHAVIVETDPDTAEIKILRYCVVHDCGTLINPMIVAGQVHGGVAQGIGGALYERMAYDETGQLQNASFMDFLMPYASEMPDEIEIDHLQTPSPLNPLGIKGAGEAGVIPGAAVFAAAISDAEGFEITAMPISPSELFELRSARRAAGQQRGDRP; this is encoded by the coding sequence ATGACCACGCGGATGGTGGGCGAGCCGGTCCAGCGGGTCGAGGACCGCCGGTTGCTGCTCGGGGGCGGGCGTTACCTCGACGACCTGGGCGCCGACGCGGTCGAGGTGGCGCTGCTGCGCTCGCCGCACGCCCACGCGCGGATCCTCGACATCGACGTGACCGGCGCGTTGGAGGTCCCGGGCCTGCTGGCGATCTACACCTATGAGGACCTGACCGGCCCGCTGGCCGATCCGCTGCCGCTGTTGATCCCGCATCCGGCGCTGACCCACGGGCGCACCCAGTACCCGCTGGCCCGCGACGAGGTCAACTACGTCGGCGAGGCGGTGGCGATGGTGGTCGCCGAGAACCGCTACCTGGCCGAGGACGCCGTCGAGCGCATCGTGGTGACCTACCAGGCGCTGCCGCCGGTGGTGGGGATCGCCGCGGCCCGCGCCGCCGAGCAGCTGGTGCACCCGGACGTGCCCGGCAACGTGGCCGCCCACTTCGTCCAGGAGGTCGGCGACGCCGCCGCCGCGATCGCCGCCGCCCCGCACCGGCTGGAGCTGGAGCTGGACATCGAGCGTTCGGCCAGCACGCCGCTGGAGGGCCGGGGTGTGCTGGCCCGCTGGGACACCGACGCGCAGCGGCTGCGGATGTGGACCTCCACCCAGACCTCGACCGGGGTCCGGGCCGTCGTCGCGGTGAAGCTGGGCCTGGACCTGGGCAGCGTGGAGGTGATCACCCCGGACGTCGGCGGCGGCTTCGGCGTCAAGATCATGCACCCGTGGCCCGAAGAGGTCCTGGTGCCGATGGCGGCCCGGGCGCTGGGCCGTCCGGTGAAGTTCACCGAGGACCGCCGCGAGCATTTCATCTCATCGGCGCACGAGCGCGCCCAGCAGCAGCGGATCGAGGTCGGCTTCGACTCCGAGGGCCGGCTGCTGGGGTTGTCGGTGCGGTTCTGGCATGACCACGGCGCCTACATCCCGTACGGCTTGATCGTGCCCATCATCACCTCGACCCAGCTGCTCGGGCCGTACAAGCCCGGCGCCTACCGGGTCGAGTTCGAGTCCCTCTACACCAACACCGTGATCGTCACGCCCTACCGCGGCGCCGGCCGGCCGCAGGGCGTCTTCGCGATGGAGCGGACGATGGACGCGATCGCGGCCGAGCTGGGCCTGGACCGGGCCGAGGTGCGTGCGCGCAACTTCATCCAGCCCGAGGAGATGCCCTATGACCACGGCCTGACCTTTCAGGACGGCCGGCCGTTGATCTATGACTCCGGTGACTTCCCGGCCTCGCTGGAGAAGCTGAAGAAGCTCGTCGGCTGGGACGAGTGGTCTGCCTACCAGGCCAACGCGCGGGCCGAGGGACGCCAGGTCGGTATCGGGCTGGCCTGCTACGTCGAAGGAACCGGGGTCGGCCCCTACGAGGGCGGTCACGTCCAGGTCGAGACCACCGGCAAGGTGAAGGTCGCCACCGGCTTGACCTCCCAAGGCCAGGGCCACCAGACCGCGTTCGCCCAGATCGTCGCCGACGAGCTCGGGGTGCCGATGTCTGACATCGAGGTGGTCACCGGCGACACCCGGCGTTTTCCTTACGCCGTCGGCACATTCGCCTCCCGCGCGGCGGTGATGAGCGGGTCGGCGATCGCGCTGGCAGCCCGCGCGGCCCGCGCCAAGATCCTCAAGGTGGCGGCCGAGGCGTTGGAGGCCGAGGCCGGGGACCTGGAGATCGTCGAGGGAAAGGTGCGGGTCAAGGGCAGCCCCGGCGCGGAGATCTCGCTGGGCACCGTCGCGGTGCTGTCCAATCCGCTGCGCTACGCCTTCGACGAGGCGTCCAAGGCGGCGACCCAGTTCGCGGTGGGCCATCCGGAGCTGGCGCCGGTCGCCGAGGACGACGAGCCGGGGATCGAAGGCCGCGACTACTACTCGCCGCTGCGCTCCACCTTCGCCAACGGCATGCACGCGGTGATCGTGGAGACCGACCCCGACACCGCTGAGATCAAGATCCTGCGCTACTGCGTCGTGCACGACTGCGGCACCCTGATCAACCCGATGATCGTGGCCGGCCAGGTGCACGGCGGTGTCGCCCAGGGCATCGGCGGCGCGCTCTACGAGCGGATGGCCTATGACGAGACCGGGCAGCTGCAGAACGCCTCGTTCATGGACTTCTTGATGCCCTACGCCTCCGAGATGCCCGACGAGATCGAGATCGACCACCTGCAGACTCCGTCGCCGTTGAACCCGCTGGGCATCAAGGGCGCCGGCGAGGCAGGGGTGATTCCCGGCGCGGCGGTGTTCGCCGCGGCCATCTCCGACGCCGAGGGCTTCGAGATCACCGCGATGCCGATCTCACCCAGCGAGCTGTTCGAACTCCGGTCGGCGCGCCGCGCCGCCGGCCAGCAGAGAGGGGACCGGCCATGA
- a CDS encoding solute carrier family 23 protein, with the protein MSAFGWKTVYDGKTPPPGAVVRPGERLSWLRMGGLGAQHVVAMFGATFVFPAIMGLNPNLAVMMSGVATILFLLIVKGKVPSYLGTSASFVAAVAAIRQQGGDSAQVTGAILIAGLMLAAIGVLVHFGGSRYVRAVLPPAVTGAVVMLIGFNLAGVATSTYFPSGQWIGLLTAAFVLVTSVLMRGFISRIAIFLALIFGYLISWIADRVNDVPVCSKTVLAGCTATGHRIDWSGVRSADWIGLPQDIVSPTFGELTGPHLPGFNITFILLVIPSVIALLAENAGHVKAVSEMTGDDLDPYLGRAFIGDGVGTAVASFVGGSPTTTYAENIGVMAATRIYSTLAYYIAAVVAILFGFCPKFGAVVAATPGGVLGGITLVLYGMIGLLGAKIWVENRVDFGNPINLVPLAAGIIAGIGNLNIKFSDTFSITGIAAGTLIVLIGYHLVHILGPRFGALPVTEATESSERVKRRF; encoded by the coding sequence ATGTCTGCGTTCGGATGGAAGACGGTCTACGACGGCAAGACCCCGCCGCCGGGCGCGGTGGTGCGCCCGGGTGAGCGATTGTCCTGGCTGCGGATGGGCGGCCTGGGCGCCCAGCACGTGGTGGCGATGTTCGGCGCCACCTTCGTCTTCCCGGCGATCATGGGGCTGAACCCGAACCTCGCGGTGATGATGTCCGGCGTCGCCACGATCCTCTTCCTGCTGATCGTCAAGGGCAAGGTGCCCTCCTACCTGGGCACCTCGGCGTCGTTCGTGGCCGCGGTCGCGGCGATCCGGCAGCAGGGCGGGGACTCGGCCCAGGTCACCGGGGCGATCCTGATCGCCGGGCTGATGCTGGCCGCGATCGGCGTGCTGGTGCACTTCGGCGGCAGCCGTTACGTCCGGGCGGTGCTGCCGCCTGCGGTGACCGGCGCCGTGGTGATGCTGATCGGCTTCAACCTGGCCGGTGTCGCCACCAGCACCTACTTCCCGTCGGGGCAGTGGATCGGCCTGCTCACCGCGGCGTTCGTGCTGGTCACCTCGGTGCTGATGCGCGGCTTCATCAGCCGGATCGCGATCTTCCTGGCGCTGATCTTCGGCTACCTCATCAGCTGGATCGCCGACCGGGTCAACGACGTGCCGGTCTGCTCCAAGACCGTCCTCGCCGGCTGCACCGCGACCGGCCACCGGATCGACTGGAGCGGGGTGCGCAGCGCCGACTGGATCGGCCTGCCCCAGGACATCGTCAGCCCCACCTTCGGAGAGCTGACCGGCCCGCACCTGCCCGGCTTCAACATCACCTTCATCCTGCTGGTGATCCCGTCGGTGATCGCGTTGCTGGCCGAGAACGCCGGGCACGTCAAGGCTGTCTCGGAGATGACCGGCGATGACCTGGACCCCTACCTCGGCCGGGCCTTCATCGGCGACGGCGTGGGCACGGCGGTGGCCTCCTTCGTCGGCGGCTCGCCCACCACCACCTACGCCGAGAACATCGGGGTGATGGCCGCGACCCGGATCTACTCGACGCTGGCCTACTACATCGCCGCGGTGGTGGCGATCCTGTTCGGGTTCTGCCCCAAGTTCGGGGCCGTGGTGGCAGCCACCCCGGGCGGGGTGCTCGGGGGCATCACGCTGGTGCTCTACGGCATGATCGGCCTGCTCGGCGCCAAGATCTGGGTCGAGAACCGCGTCGACTTCGGCAACCCGATCAACCTGGTCCCGCTGGCCGCTGGCATCATCGCCGGTATCGGCAATCTGAACATCAAGTTCAGCGACACCTTCTCCATCACCGGAATCGCGGCCGGCACGTTGATTGTGCTGATCGGCTACCACTTGGTGCATATCCTGGGACCCAGGTTCGGCGCCCTTCCGGTGACCGAAGCGACTGAGTCATCAGAGCGAGTCAAGCGGAGGTTCTAG
- a CDS encoding metalloregulator ArsR/SmtB family transcription factor: MARAATTADAFNAIAEARRREILDVLADGERGVNDLVTLLGLAQPLVSKHLRVLREVGLVDVREDGRQRVYRLNARSLKPVHDWVSGYERLWSERLDRLDAVVRELKELEEQQDITEEEHGDDSRNQ, translated from the coding sequence ATGGCGAGAGCGGCGACGACGGCGGACGCGTTCAACGCGATAGCCGAAGCGCGCCGCCGCGAGATCCTAGACGTGCTCGCCGACGGTGAGCGCGGCGTCAACGACCTCGTCACGCTGCTGGGCCTGGCTCAGCCACTGGTGTCCAAGCACCTTCGGGTGCTGCGCGAGGTCGGCTTGGTCGACGTGCGTGAGGACGGCCGCCAGCGGGTGTACCGGCTCAATGCCCGGTCGCTCAAACCCGTACACGACTGGGTCAGCGGCTACGAGCGGTTGTGGTCTGAGCGGCTGGACCGCCTCGACGCCGTGGTGCGGGAGCTCAAGGAACTCGAAGAACAGCAGGACATCACTGAGGAGGAGCACGGAGATGACAGCAGGAACCAGTAG
- a CDS encoding FAD binding domain-containing protein, protein MKPSAFDYSRPESLDEALGLLAESGPDAKVLAGGQSLLPLLSMRLIAPARLVDVNRLAELAYIRSGPDGVRVGALARHTAVLRDAAARDRQPLLAEALEVVAHPSIRNRGTSVGSLVHADPSAELPAVLCLLNGSVTLASATGRRSVPAAQFFIGPLESAVRPDELAIEATFPVLPAGSGSAFTEVSRRHGDYAVCGVAVMVQLDEDLRITSARAGYLSVSATPLVLDLSEAVAGRGHDADLSAAAAFARAAVDPEPDIHASAQYRRQLVGVLTGRALSLAARRAAANLAGVAA, encoded by the coding sequence GTGAAGCCGTCAGCGTTCGACTACAGCCGTCCGGAGTCCCTCGACGAGGCGTTGGGCCTGCTCGCCGAGTCCGGCCCGGACGCCAAAGTGCTCGCTGGCGGCCAGAGCCTGCTGCCGCTGCTGTCGATGCGGCTGATCGCGCCCGCCCGGTTGGTCGACGTGAATCGACTGGCCGAGCTGGCCTACATACGCTCCGGCCCGGACGGTGTCCGGGTCGGAGCCCTGGCACGGCACACCGCGGTGTTGCGCGACGCCGCCGCCAGGGACCGCCAGCCGCTGCTGGCCGAGGCGCTCGAGGTGGTCGCCCACCCGAGCATCCGCAACCGGGGGACCTCCGTCGGCAGCCTGGTGCACGCCGACCCCTCGGCTGAGCTGCCTGCCGTGCTGTGCCTGCTCAACGGGTCGGTGACCCTGGCCTCGGCCACCGGCCGACGCAGCGTGCCGGCGGCGCAGTTCTTCATCGGGCCGCTGGAATCGGCCGTCCGGCCGGACGAGCTGGCGATCGAGGCCACCTTTCCGGTGCTGCCGGCGGGCTCGGGTAGCGCGTTCACCGAGGTCTCCCGCCGGCACGGCGACTACGCGGTGTGCGGCGTCGCCGTGATGGTGCAGCTCGATGAGGATCTGCGGATCACCTCCGCCCGGGCCGGCTACCTCTCGGTCTCGGCCACGCCGCTGGTGCTCGACCTGAGCGAGGCGGTCGCCGGCCGCGGGCACGACGCCGACCTGTCGGCTGCGGCCGCTTTCGCCCGCGCCGCGGTGGACCCCGAGCCTGACATCCACGCCAGCGCGCAGTACCGCCGGCAGCTGGTCGGCGTCCTGACCGGACGGGCCCTGAGCCTGGCCGCGCGCCGGGCGGCTGCGAACCTCGCCGGGGTCGCCGCGTGA
- a CDS encoding SRPBCC family protein: MTAGTSSGAAVMTLPSDTQILITREFNAPRALVYRAWTTPELIKRWWGAERGEVTEVEVDLRVGGRWRYVSVTHAGFEFAFSGEYREIVENERLVWTEVYEQMPEHEALNTLTLTEQGGRATLTILVEHASKESRDAHLDSGMEPGMQDALRLLEQVAASLR, from the coding sequence ATGACAGCAGGAACCAGTAGCGGCGCCGCCGTGATGACGCTGCCGAGCGACACCCAGATCCTGATCACCCGGGAGTTCAACGCCCCCAGGGCCCTGGTCTACCGGGCCTGGACGACGCCAGAGCTCATCAAGCGCTGGTGGGGCGCCGAGCGGGGCGAGGTCACCGAAGTCGAGGTCGACCTCCGGGTCGGCGGCCGCTGGCGCTACGTGTCGGTCACCCACGCCGGGTTCGAGTTCGCCTTCAGCGGGGAGTACCGCGAGATCGTGGAGAACGAGCGGCTGGTGTGGACCGAGGTCTATGAGCAGATGCCCGAGCACGAGGCGCTGAACACCCTCACCCTGACCGAGCAGGGGGGACGCGCCACGCTCACTATCCTGGTCGAGCACGCCAGCAAGGAGTCCCGGGACGCCCACCTCGACTCCGGCATGGAACCCGGCATGCAGGACGCGCTGAGGCTGCTCGAGCAAGTCGCGGCGTCGCTGAGGTGA
- a CDS encoding carbon monoxide dehydrogenase subunit G, producing MKLTGEAVLHAPVDRVWAALRDPAVLVATIPGCERLVATGPDSYDMTVTAGVASIKGSYAGTVSLTDLPEPHTFLMKASGAGSPGTVSADVRVSLAEAGDAGEGTRLCYDADAVIGGVIGGVGQRMLIGVAKKLAGEFFSGVDDVLTGARPAGPAAGRQVPGQRVPVLAAGQAPVLAAGQPGPAVFTAAGAGSKPVTESFFAGALFGAVTALLGVLVGARTARASQNSRIPRRMG from the coding sequence ATGAAGCTGACAGGCGAGGCGGTGCTGCACGCGCCGGTGGACCGGGTGTGGGCGGCGCTGCGCGATCCGGCGGTCCTGGTGGCGACCATCCCGGGCTGCGAGCGGCTGGTCGCCACCGGCCCGGACAGCTATGACATGACGGTCACCGCGGGAGTCGCCTCGATCAAGGGCAGCTACGCCGGCACCGTGTCGCTGACCGACCTGCCCGAGCCGCACACCTTCCTGATGAAGGCATCCGGCGCCGGCTCTCCCGGCACGGTCAGCGCCGACGTCCGGGTGAGCCTGGCCGAAGCAGGTGACGCCGGTGAGGGAACCCGGCTCTGTTATGACGCCGACGCCGTTATCGGCGGGGTGATCGGCGGCGTCGGGCAGCGAATGCTGATCGGGGTGGCCAAGAAGCTGGCCGGTGAGTTCTTCAGCGGGGTGGATGACGTGCTGACCGGCGCCCGGCCGGCCGGCCCAGCCGCGGGCCGGCAGGTTCCTGGCCAGCGGGTGCCTGTCCTGGCCGCCGGTCAGGCGCCCGTCCTGGCCGCCGGTCAGCCCGGCCCGGCGGTCTTCACCGCGGCCGGCGCGGGTTCCAAGCCGGTCACCGAATCGTTCTTCGCCGGCGCGCTGTTCGGGGCGGTCACCGCCCTGCTCGGCGTGCTGGTGGGCGCCCGCACGGCGCGCGCCTCGCAGAACAGCCGAATTCCGAGGAGAATGGGCTGA
- a CDS encoding (2Fe-2S)-binding protein — translation MRKAAHSETHSETHPEAHFETHPEAHFETHPEADFETHPEAHLETNLETQHQIALTVNGVERRAEVPARRLLSDCLRHDLGLTGTHVGCEHGVCGACTVLVGGVPMRSCLLLAVSVDGEQITTVEGLAGPDGELSPVQQGFADCHGLQCGFCTPGFLTTITAGLADNPDPTPQQARELISGNLCRCTGYQNIVAAVLRAAELTRQAGEQR, via the coding sequence GTGAGAAAGGCTGCCCACTCCGAGACCCACTCCGAGACCCACCCCGAGGCTCACTTCGAGACCCACCCCGAGGCTCACTTTGAGACCCACCCCGAGGCTGACTTCGAGACCCACCCCGAGGCTCATCTTGAGACCAATCTTGAGACTCAGCACCAGATCGCCCTGACCGTCAACGGCGTCGAGCGGCGCGCGGAGGTGCCGGCCCGCCGGCTGCTGTCGGACTGCCTGCGCCATGACCTGGGTCTGACCGGCACCCACGTCGGGTGCGAGCACGGGGTGTGCGGCGCCTGCACGGTGCTGGTCGGCGGCGTGCCGATGCGGTCCTGCCTGCTGCTGGCAGTCAGCGTGGACGGCGAGCAGATCACCACCGTCGAAGGACTGGCCGGTCCCGACGGCGAGCTGTCACCGGTCCAGCAGGGCTTCGCCGACTGCCACGGCCTGCAGTGCGGGTTCTGCACGCCCGGTTTCCTCACCACCATCACCGCCGGCCTGGCCGACAACCCGGACCCGACGCCGCAGCAGGCCCGCGAGCTGATCAGCGGCAACCTGTGCCGGTGCACCGGCTACCAGAACATCGTGGCGGCGGTGCTGCGAGCCGCCGAGCTCACCCGGCAGGCCGGTGAGCAGCGATGA
- a CDS encoding TIGR00725 family protein, with protein MSAADEGTAAPAGSAPAGSAPAGSLPAGSVPAGSAPREQDRYVAVIGPRTADARLYQLAYEVGAELAGRHAVLLCGGLTGVMEAAARGAREASPPGRSIGLLPGTDRQEGNPFLDYTLATGLAEARDGALVTSADAVIAVGCNPGTLIEIGYALKRQRPLAVLAGWAVLDESGQPVPGFRVARTAAEAVTMVLGQAGDG; from the coding sequence ATGAGCGCCGCGGACGAGGGGACCGCCGCACCGGCCGGCTCCGCGCCGGCCGGCTCCGCACCGGCTGGCTCCCTACCGGCTGGCTCCGTACCGGCTGGCTCGGCGCCGCGTGAGCAGGACCGCTACGTCGCGGTGATCGGGCCGCGGACGGCCGACGCAAGGCTCTACCAGCTGGCCTACGAGGTCGGGGCCGAGCTCGCCGGCCGGCACGCCGTCCTGCTCTGCGGCGGGCTCACCGGGGTGATGGAGGCGGCGGCCCGTGGCGCGCGTGAGGCGTCGCCGCCGGGACGTTCGATCGGCCTGCTGCCGGGAACCGACCGGCAGGAGGGCAACCCGTTCCTGGACTACACGCTGGCCACCGGCCTGGCCGAGGCCAGGGACGGGGCGCTGGTCACCAGCGCCGACGCCGTGATCGCGGTGGGCTGCAATCCGGGGACGCTGATCGAGATCGGCTATGCGCTCAAACGCCAACGCCCGCTGGCGGTGTTGGCCGGCTGGGCGGTGCTGGACGAGTCCGGCCAGCCGGTTCCCGGGTTCCGGGTGGCCCGGACTGCCGCCGAGGCGGTCACCATGGTGCTCGGCCAAGCCGGCGATGGCTGA